Proteins from a single region of Sporosarcina sp. P33:
- a CDS encoding patatin-like phospholipase family protein: MRINGVFSGGGLKGFALVGAVQELNDQVYRFENVAGTSAGAILASFLAAGYTADEIEIMLAEEDFQSLLDPRKTLLPFPFMKWISLYWRMGLYQGKELENWFFDKLARKGCYSFGDLPEGSLKLVASDLTNGKMLVLPDDLEQYGYHPEKFSIAKALRMSCGIPYFFEPVRLDGPNETIVVDGGVLSNFPMWIFDDASAKKRPTIGLKLSRNQKDVPGRSIHNALQLFEALFSTMKNAHDEKYISRQHENNVVFIPVEDYSATQFDLNEEQMEELLSIGRSRTKEFLLTWQPVNLKLASKHMSYK, from the coding sequence GTGAGAATAAATGGTGTTTTTTCAGGCGGCGGATTAAAAGGTTTTGCACTGGTCGGTGCTGTACAGGAGCTGAATGATCAAGTTTATCGATTTGAAAACGTAGCAGGAACGAGTGCGGGGGCAATTTTGGCGAGCTTCTTGGCTGCAGGCTATACTGCCGATGAAATCGAAATCATGCTGGCTGAAGAAGATTTCCAGTCCTTGCTGGATCCTAGAAAAACGCTGTTGCCGTTTCCATTTATGAAATGGATCTCGCTTTATTGGAGAATGGGTTTGTATCAGGGAAAAGAATTGGAGAATTGGTTTTTTGATAAGCTTGCCCGTAAAGGCTGCTATTCATTTGGCGATCTTCCGGAAGGTTCGCTGAAATTAGTGGCATCTGATTTAACGAACGGCAAGATGCTGGTGCTCCCTGATGATCTGGAGCAATACGGTTATCATCCTGAAAAGTTTTCGATCGCGAAAGCGCTGAGAATGAGCTGCGGTATTCCATACTTCTTTGAGCCTGTGCGTCTCGACGGACCAAACGAAACAATCGTTGTAGACGGAGGTGTGCTCAGTAATTTCCCTATGTGGATTTTTGATGATGCATCGGCCAAAAAGCGGCCGACCATCGGATTGAAGTTAAGCCGAAATCAAAAAGACGTGCCGGGGCGTTCCATTCACAATGCGCTGCAATTATTTGAAGCATTATTTTCCACAATGAAAAATGCACATGATGAGAAATACATCTCACGTCAGCATGAAAACAACGTTGTCTTCATTCCGGTGGAAGATTACAGTGCCACACAATTTGATCTAAACGAAGAGCAAATGGAAGAGTTACTGTCCATTGGACGCAGCCGCACCAAAGAGTTTCTGTTAACATGGCAGCCTGTAAACCTCAAGTTAGCCAGTAAGCATATGTCATATAAATGA
- a CDS encoding group-specific protein produces MSKCPIDHTVQDVVQKLTEQQAFMPEELVKSCTSFLDKPLDQETLNEMFHLLKKYDLATGEERAERDYKMLQLFR; encoded by the coding sequence ATGAGCAAATGCCCAATTGATCACACGGTTCAGGATGTGGTGCAAAAGCTAACAGAGCAGCAGGCATTCATGCCCGAAGAACTGGTGAAAAGCTGTACGTCGTTTTTGGATAAGCCATTGGATCAAGAGACATTAAATGAGATGTTTCATCTGTTAAAAAAATATGACTTGGCAACGGGAGAGGAACGTGCAGAACGGGACTATAAAATGCTGCAATTATTTCGTTGA
- a CDS encoding TrkH family potassium uptake protein → MTTSAKRRKSISPPALIALSFLFTIINGTLLLKLPIATQRPISWTDALFTATSATTVTGLSVFDIASTLTVFGEVVLLLLIQIGGVGLMAFAVAVLIILGRKVGMKNRIFIQETFSYQSIGDTVRFVGEILTFVIVIEAIAFITLSIVWVPEFGWKHGLYYSIFHTVSAFNNAGFSLFPDNLTSFAGNPAVTLILSSLFIIGGIGFIVVKDIIQKRSVQHWSLHAKMMVFGTLTVNTVAALFLLILEFHNEKTIGSLHFIEKLWTSYFQAVTPRTAGFNMVAIGDMEEPSLLLTLILMFIGGGSASTASGIKLTTFMVIVLATLAYFRGIKEPHIFRRTIKTEIVFRSMAIGAVSSGVVFVALFLLTITERMPIFPLLFETVSAFGTVGLSLGITGNLSSAGEVILSFVMFLGRIGPLTLFFLLIHNKKESYRYPYDQVQTG, encoded by the coding sequence ATGACGACTAGTGCAAAACGCAGAAAAAGCATTTCTCCCCCTGCTCTCATTGCATTGTCCTTTTTGTTCACTATTATAAACGGCACATTGCTTTTGAAATTGCCTATCGCCACACAACGGCCGATCAGCTGGACAGATGCGCTATTTACCGCCACTTCGGCTACGACAGTGACAGGTTTAAGCGTGTTTGACATTGCTTCTACACTCACAGTTTTCGGTGAAGTTGTATTATTGCTGCTGATTCAAATCGGAGGAGTAGGATTAATGGCGTTTGCCGTTGCAGTGCTCATCATTTTGGGGCGGAAAGTCGGGATGAAAAATCGGATATTTATCCAGGAAACATTCAGTTACCAGTCTATCGGCGATACTGTACGATTTGTCGGTGAGATTCTTACGTTTGTCATTGTAATTGAAGCCATCGCATTCATCACTTTATCTATCGTGTGGGTGCCTGAATTCGGCTGGAAACATGGTTTATACTACAGCATCTTCCATACAGTCTCCGCCTTCAATAATGCGGGTTTTTCTCTATTTCCTGATAACTTGACTTCGTTCGCAGGAAATCCGGCAGTGACGCTCATTCTTTCCTCATTATTTATTATTGGCGGAATTGGATTTATCGTTGTGAAGGATATCATCCAAAAGAGATCGGTTCAGCACTGGTCGCTGCATGCGAAGATGATGGTTTTCGGCACATTGACAGTGAATACCGTTGCTGCGCTTTTCTTGCTGATCCTGGAGTTCCATAATGAGAAAACAATCGGCAGCTTACATTTCATTGAAAAATTGTGGACTTCCTATTTTCAGGCCGTAACACCGCGTACGGCCGGATTTAATATGGTGGCTATCGGAGATATGGAGGAACCTTCACTTCTGCTTACTCTTATCCTGATGTTCATCGGAGGAGGCAGCGCGTCCACCGCCTCCGGTATTAAATTAACTACTTTCATGGTTATAGTATTAGCGACTCTAGCCTATTTTAGGGGAATTAAAGAACCGCATATTTTTCGTCGAACGATTAAAACTGAGATTGTGTTTCGTTCCATGGCAATAGGTGCAGTCAGTTCCGGTGTTGTTTTTGTCGCTTTATTTTTACTGACGATTACCGAGAGAATGCCTATTTTTCCTTTGCTGTTTGAAACAGTATCAGCGTTTGGAACAGTGGGGCTTTCTTTAGGTATTACAGGTAATCTAAGTTCTGCCGGTGAAGTAATTCTCAGCTTCGTAATGTTTTTAGGCCGTATCGGTCCACTGACGCTCTTCTTCCTGCTCATTCATAACAAAAAAGAATCCTATCGTTATCCATACGACCAGGTTCAGACAGGTTAA
- a CDS encoding GntR family transcriptional regulator, with protein sequence MNIVISNSANQPIYLQIKNQLKEQILLGALKEKEALPSIRKLAKDLQISVITTKKAYEELERDGLIETFPGKGSFVAAQNRELLKEERLKKIEEQLVNVIEDGRAFDVGLEELIHMLTLLYEE encoded by the coding sequence TTGAATATTGTCATCTCCAATTCAGCGAACCAGCCGATTTATTTACAAATTAAGAATCAGCTGAAAGAGCAGATTCTACTAGGCGCACTGAAAGAGAAAGAAGCGCTGCCATCTATACGCAAACTGGCGAAAGACTTGCAAATCAGCGTAATTACAACAAAAAAAGCATATGAAGAACTAGAACGGGATGGGCTGATTGAAACATTTCCGGGTAAAGGATCATTCGTCGCCGCACAGAACCGTGAGCTTTTGAAAGAAGAACGTTTAAAGAAAATCGAAGAACAGCTGGTGAATGTGATTGAAGACGGACGGGCATTTGACGTAGGCCTTGAAGAACTCATTCATATGCTGACTTTACTTTACGAGGAGTGA
- a CDS encoding ABC transporter ATP-binding protein yields MENIAEVRNLTKHFEGFALNDLSFDIKKGFITGFIGANGAGKTTTIRCLMDLIRFEKGDIRVFGESHEHDTAEIKQRIGFVYDANFYYEDLTIEKNKRIIAPFYTDWDDELFYYYLRKFQLNTAKRVKHLSKGMRMKFSLAMALSHHPDFIIMDEPTAGLDPIVRRELLDMMQDLIQNEEKAIFFSTHITTDLEKIADFIVFIHDGRIVFQGEKEEFTKRYVLVKGTADQRCLLTGLPVIGLRATDVGFDCLADTEEISAERLQELLIEEPTLEDIMYYTGRSGSE; encoded by the coding sequence ATGGAAAATATAGCTGAAGTACGGAATCTGACGAAGCATTTCGAGGGTTTTGCATTGAATGATCTCAGCTTCGACATTAAAAAAGGGTTCATTACCGGATTCATCGGGGCAAATGGCGCAGGAAAAACGACGACGATTCGCTGTCTGATGGACTTGATTCGATTTGAAAAAGGAGATATACGGGTTTTTGGCGAGTCCCACGAACATGATACAGCGGAAATCAAGCAGCGCATCGGCTTCGTCTATGACGCAAATTTCTATTATGAGGATCTTACTATTGAAAAAAACAAACGAATAATTGCTCCTTTTTATACAGATTGGGATGATGAATTATTTTATTACTATTTGCGGAAGTTTCAGCTGAATACCGCAAAACGCGTAAAGCATCTGTCGAAAGGAATGCGCATGAAGTTTTCACTGGCGATGGCTCTTTCTCACCATCCTGACTTTATTATTATGGATGAACCCACAGCCGGGCTGGACCCGATCGTACGGCGGGAACTGCTCGATATGATGCAAGATCTCATACAAAATGAGGAAAAAGCCATCTTCTTCTCGACTCACATCACAACCGATCTGGAGAAAATAGCAGACTTCATTGTTTTCATTCATGACGGCCGAATTGTTTTTCAGGGAGAGAAAGAGGAATTCACAAAGCGCTACGTCTTAGTAAAAGGCACCGCAGATCAGCGCTGTCTGCTGACTGGTTTACCTGTAATCGGATTACGTGCAACAGACGTCGGCTTTGATTGTTTGGCGGATACCGAGGAGATTTCTGCAGAACGCCTGCAAGAATTGCTTATTGAAGAACCGACACTTGAAGATATTATGTACTACACAGGAAGGAGCGGATCCGAATGA
- a CDS encoding ABC-2 transporter permease translates to MNALIRKDLYTQKASTYFQAALWFVIFTNFFTDGQPVRHVLLLVFTAYIIATSTSNKAFEKESVLLNSLPVTRKQFVVAKYAAGFIWFGLSAAAVLVYIFLFATFAPFPARMMTVPELLIALGCFFIIISLFYPLQFKAGYVLAISLTIILPLLSLMSFRIILNIMENPRMVTEQQFFRQTAELVTANQWTIAFSVLLVSALVTWLSILLSVRIIRKTDFDHV, encoded by the coding sequence ATGAATGCTTTAATCAGAAAAGATTTATATACGCAAAAAGCGAGTACGTATTTCCAAGCGGCCTTGTGGTTCGTCATCTTTACAAACTTTTTTACAGATGGTCAGCCGGTGCGCCATGTCTTACTGCTGGTATTCACCGCTTACATCATAGCAACTTCAACGAGCAACAAAGCTTTTGAGAAAGAGTCAGTACTATTAAATAGCCTTCCGGTCACCAGAAAACAATTCGTCGTGGCTAAGTATGCGGCCGGTTTCATATGGTTCGGCCTTTCCGCAGCCGCGGTGCTCGTTTATATCTTCTTATTTGCTACGTTTGCGCCATTTCCTGCCCGGATGATGACGGTACCTGAATTACTTATCGCACTGGGATGCTTTTTCATCATTATCTCTCTATTTTATCCCCTGCAATTCAAAGCGGGCTACGTACTGGCGATTTCTTTGACAATTATCTTGCCATTACTGAGCCTGATGTCGTTCAGAATCATACTGAACATCATGGAAAATCCACGAATGGTAACGGAACAACAATTCTTTCGTCAGACCGCAGAACTTGTTACTGCCAATCAGTGGACTATTGCATTCTCCGTCCTTCTCGTCAGCGCCTTGGTGACATGGCTGTCGATTCTGTTATCGGTACGAATTATCCGCAAGACCGATTTTGATCATGTATGA
- a CDS encoding YdiU family protein, protein MKRNHLLGWNIECSFRQLPDAFYSIVEPNTVSAPQLVIANDRLAVSLGLDASLLQAEDAVEIFSGNSKIEDIEPIAQAYAGHQFGNFTMLGDGRAMLLGEQVTPQGQRVDIQLKGSGRTPYSRGGDGRAALGPMLREYLISEAMHGLGIPTTRSLAVTVTGEPVYRETVLTGAVLTRVASSHLRVGTFQFAAARQVTEDLQTLADYAITRHVPEAADARQPYLSLLEHVIKRQASLVAKWQLAGFIHGVMNTDNMTISGETIDYGPCAFMDTYNPQTVFSSIDVQGRYSYRNQPGIAEWNLTRFAETLLPLLHEEKEEAVKLAESRLAEFAKLYVMEWMGGMRSKLGLFNEEEGDETLVTDLLTIMESQQMDYTNTFRSLTLGQQEAMSDDPEFMKWKERWTARLQRQPEDSQAAEALMKQYNPSVIPRNHRVEEALQAAEDGDMRSFVKLLNVLENPYAYTAEQEEYTAPPSDGSSYQTYCGT, encoded by the coding sequence ATGAAGCGTAATCACCTGTTAGGATGGAATATAGAATGCAGTTTTCGCCAGTTGCCGGATGCATTTTACTCGATTGTAGAACCTAATACCGTCAGTGCGCCACAGCTTGTCATTGCCAATGACAGGCTGGCTGTTTCATTGGGACTTGACGCGTCGCTATTGCAGGCAGAAGATGCCGTGGAGATCTTTTCGGGAAATTCAAAAATAGAAGATATTGAACCGATTGCCCAAGCTTATGCAGGTCATCAATTTGGTAATTTTACGATGCTGGGTGACGGGCGTGCGATGCTTCTCGGTGAGCAAGTGACACCACAGGGGCAACGGGTGGACATTCAGCTGAAAGGATCAGGGAGAACACCTTATTCGCGCGGCGGAGACGGACGTGCGGCGCTGGGGCCGATGCTGCGTGAGTATCTGATCAGTGAGGCAATGCATGGACTTGGTATTCCGACAACACGCAGTTTAGCTGTGACAGTGACGGGAGAGCCTGTCTACCGCGAAACCGTTTTGACCGGGGCCGTGCTGACCAGAGTCGCCTCGAGTCATTTGCGTGTCGGTACTTTTCAATTCGCTGCTGCAAGACAAGTAACAGAAGATTTGCAGACGCTTGCGGACTACGCAATTACGCGCCATGTACCGGAAGCTGCTGATGCCCGGCAGCCCTATTTGTCATTGCTTGAGCACGTTATTAAACGCCAGGCTTCCTTGGTGGCCAAGTGGCAGCTTGCAGGTTTCATTCACGGTGTGATGAATACTGATAATATGACAATCAGCGGTGAGACGATTGACTACGGTCCGTGCGCATTCATGGATACGTATAACCCGCAAACCGTTTTCAGTTCCATTGACGTGCAGGGACGTTATTCATATCGCAATCAGCCGGGTATCGCGGAATGGAATCTGACCCGCTTTGCCGAAACACTCCTGCCTCTCCTTCACGAAGAGAAAGAGGAAGCGGTGAAGCTGGCTGAGAGCAGGCTGGCTGAATTCGCGAAGCTGTATGTCATGGAATGGATGGGCGGAATGCGGTCGAAACTGGGCTTGTTCAATGAAGAAGAGGGCGACGAAACACTTGTAACAGATTTGCTCACGATCATGGAAAGTCAACAGATGGATTATACGAATACTTTTCGTTCATTAACGCTTGGACAGCAAGAAGCAATGTCTGATGACCCGGAGTTTATGAAGTGGAAAGAGCGATGGACAGCCAGACTGCAGCGTCAGCCTGAAGATTCGCAGGCGGCAGAAGCATTGATGAAACAGTATAATCCTTCAGTAATTCCTAGAAATCACCGGGTGGAAGAAGCGCTGCAGGCAGCGGAAGACGGAGATATGCGGTCTTTTGTAAAGCTGCTGAACGTCCTCGAAAATCCTTACGCATATACAGCAGAGCAAGAAGAATATACAGCCCCGCCTTCTGACGGCAGTTCATATCAGACGTATTGTGGAACATAA
- a CDS encoding globin-coupled sensor protein, with translation MSSFRPKMDMEQLLQRGTDLNSSPRFQETLQYNNFQKNDVRNLQELYKKCENITPGITDIFEQYLTELSPTHKNSVPRALIDEYLHDFFTMTRGTEYMEKTLRFFFTLRKHQFEAGKTIVMFNQFAFYIQTHVLYHFGYRPAKAFELLKSLQAAVNIDQQLYIELMTEQTVEHVVTEISGLVDANAKIMFMKDLIFSLDHQSDEIQSSTAATEQITASITEVANTSSRISEKTADSVEYAVNSKKTIETTLEDIFQTEEQFRSIVDTFSSLQHRVGEIENVVQLINGIAGQTNLLALNASIEAARAGEHGKGFAVVAQEVRKLAENTVSALAEVTDNVDHLKSYANNVSRSIENTTTIITHATAEAKNALPLLSAIVTAIEEINMDVSNTAAISEQQAASIDEVSHRMMAISQTQEDIRQYGESTSASIYELSQEINNFRLRVISENSVHLSSKALLHLSKADHILWKWRIYNMLLGLETVKPSDVSSHKDCRLGKWYNETQTKNRLGHLSSYQNIDHHHALVHKYAREAAAHFEQGNRPAAEEDLRQLEVASIEVVRLLDELIDVLEQESANLQPV, from the coding sequence ATGTCATCATTTCGTCCTAAAATGGATATGGAGCAGTTACTGCAAAGAGGCACCGATTTGAATTCTTCACCGCGTTTTCAGGAAACATTACAATATAATAACTTTCAAAAAAACGATGTTCGTAATCTGCAGGAGCTTTACAAAAAATGTGAAAACATCACACCAGGCATTACAGATATTTTTGAACAATACTTAACAGAATTATCCCCGACTCATAAAAACTCTGTCCCCCGGGCATTAATTGATGAGTATTTACATGACTTTTTCACGATGACACGCGGCACAGAATATATGGAAAAAACATTGCGATTCTTTTTCACCTTGCGAAAGCATCAGTTCGAGGCAGGTAAAACAATCGTCATGTTTAACCAATTTGCTTTTTATATCCAGACGCATGTATTGTATCATTTCGGTTATCGGCCCGCCAAAGCATTCGAATTGCTGAAATCCCTTCAGGCAGCAGTAAATATTGACCAGCAACTATATATCGAACTGATGACAGAACAAACGGTAGAGCACGTGGTGACGGAAATTTCAGGACTGGTGGATGCAAATGCAAAGATTATGTTCATGAAAGATTTGATATTCAGTCTGGACCATCAATCTGATGAAATTCAATCATCGACGGCTGCAACCGAGCAAATTACGGCATCCATTACAGAAGTAGCCAACACCTCTTCGCGAATTTCAGAAAAAACTGCGGATTCCGTTGAGTATGCTGTCAATAGTAAGAAGACTATTGAAACCACATTAGAAGACATTTTCCAAACAGAAGAGCAATTCCGTTCGATTGTAGATACCTTTTCTTCTCTCCAGCATCGGGTCGGTGAAATCGAAAATGTTGTGCAATTAATTAACGGCATTGCGGGACAGACCAATCTATTAGCGCTAAACGCATCCATTGAAGCCGCACGTGCCGGTGAACACGGTAAGGGATTCGCTGTTGTAGCTCAAGAAGTCCGTAAGCTTGCCGAAAATACCGTTTCTGCATTGGCAGAAGTTACGGATAACGTAGATCATTTAAAGTCTTATGCCAACAATGTCTCCCGTTCTATTGAAAACACCACTACAATCATTACGCATGCAACAGCAGAAGCAAAAAATGCTTTACCGCTGCTCTCAGCAATCGTAACAGCCATCGAAGAAATCAATATGGATGTCAGCAACACCGCAGCCATATCAGAGCAACAAGCCGCTTCTATTGACGAAGTATCGCATCGAATGATGGCGATCTCACAAACACAGGAAGATATTCGTCAATATGGTGAAAGCACATCCGCTTCCATATACGAATTAAGCCAAGAAATTAATAATTTTCGTTTACGTGTAATCAGTGAAAATAGCGTTCATTTATCTTCTAAAGCCTTACTCCATTTATCGAAAGCTGATCATATTCTTTGGAAGTGGCGCATTTATAACATGCTGTTGGGTCTGGAAACCGTGAAGCCGTCCGATGTTTCTTCTCATAAGGACTGCCGTTTGGGCAAATGGTACAATGAAACCCAAACAAAGAACAGACTTGGCCACTTATCCTCTTATCAAAATATCGATCATCATCATGCGCTAGTGCATAAATACGCGCGTGAAGCAGCTGCTCACTTTGAACAAGGAAATCGTCCGGCAGCTGAAGAAGATTTGCGTCAACTAGAAGTTGCTTCAATTGAAGTAGTCAGACTCCTGGATGAATTGATTGACGTGCTGGAGCAAGAGAGCGCGAACTTGCAGCCCGTATAA
- a CDS encoding YitT family protein, which yields MKTYTAKRKLLIEYIWVIAGSVLVGLAFNIFFLPARLAAGGVSGISTILYGLYGFEPAFVQWLINIPIFFIGLVLLGKDFSLKTLVGTFFVPLTIWLSADIPSTIDNPLLAAIYGGIMLGVGLGIVYRGNGSTGGLATVAQIVKKYTGLSSGYAQMLVDGLVVIASALVFSLELALFAMMAIFVTSKVIDFVQLQTSPSKLVLIITDNEERIQTIIKEEIDRGLTKVRSVGGFSNQEKTMILCVVEQPEAIYLKRVLQEEEPHSFVVFLNASEILGRGFSLSKV from the coding sequence GTGAAGACCTATACAGCAAAGAGAAAGCTATTAATCGAATACATATGGGTTATCGCCGGCTCGGTTCTGGTTGGACTGGCTTTTAATATATTTTTCCTTCCTGCAAGACTTGCTGCAGGCGGTGTATCAGGAATCAGTACGATTCTTTATGGACTGTATGGATTTGAACCAGCCTTTGTTCAGTGGCTCATCAATATTCCGATTTTTTTCATTGGATTGGTGCTTCTCGGTAAGGATTTTAGTCTGAAAACTTTGGTTGGTACATTTTTCGTGCCGCTTACGATCTGGCTGTCTGCAGACATTCCATCAACCATCGACAATCCGTTATTGGCCGCTATCTATGGAGGGATTATGCTGGGAGTCGGACTGGGTATAGTCTATCGGGGGAATGGGTCGACAGGCGGTCTTGCCACAGTCGCGCAGATCGTTAAGAAGTATACGGGTCTGTCGAGCGGCTATGCGCAAATGCTTGTGGACGGACTGGTCGTCATTGCTTCTGCTTTGGTCTTCAGCTTAGAATTAGCGCTGTTTGCGATGATGGCGATTTTTGTCACAAGTAAAGTGATCGACTTCGTTCAGCTCCAGACATCCCCTTCTAAGTTAGTATTGATTATTACAGATAATGAAGAACGTATTCAGACGATTATTAAAGAAGAAATTGACAGGGGATTGACCAAAGTGCGATCAGTCGGCGGGTTCTCCAATCAGGAGAAGACCATGATTTTATGTGTAGTAGAGCAGCCAGAAGCCATTTACTTAAAAAGAGTGCTGCAAGAGGAAGAGCCGCATTCATTTGTCGTGTTCCTGAATGCATCGGAAATTTTGGGAAGAGGATTTTCTCTGTCGAAAGTTTAA
- a CDS encoding multicopper oxidase family protein translates to MKLTPFMDALPIPQYLKAMERHKCYTYYEIGMKEFEHSFHSELPPTKIWGYEGQFPGPLVSVNSGECAHIKWKNELPDKHFLPIDRTLHGSSEHMPDVRTVVHLHGAEVEPESDGHPEAWFTNNYHTVGALFDSPVYKYNNNQRAATLWYHDHAVGITRLNVYAGLVGMYIIRDEEERRLNLPSGAYEVPLIIADRGFNDDGSLFYSDTTNVRPGPVQPGLTFPHPSVTPGEAFENITVNGKVWPYFEVEPRKYRFRILNASNERFYRIHLSNGTKFIQIGSDGGLMEKPVFMNELTIGPAERMDVVVDFSKMNPGDTIVMENTAATPFDFPPPIGNVPDPETDGQIMQFRVIESIGPDTSKVPATLSKIPKLRECDATVTRDITLDADIDEYGRLKFLLGNRGFMERIDFKPKLNDTEIWRFINTAGATHPLHIHLIQFQILDRIPFDAQGFTANGLLEFTGPAEPPAENERGWKDVVQSPPGYVTRVIMRFAPFTGRYMLHCHILEHEDHDMMRSFEVVGRKCECKTICTCTSRKAKRKCECRKGCTCRGKCTCKKSCTCRKRKPSPPSHEENNDKRCPSCSPCSETYRCECE, encoded by the coding sequence TTGAAGTTAACACCATTTATGGATGCGTTACCTATTCCTCAATACCTGAAAGCCATGGAGAGGCATAAGTGTTACACCTATTATGAAATCGGAATGAAGGAATTTGAACATAGTTTCCACTCCGAATTACCCCCTACGAAGATATGGGGCTACGAAGGACAGTTTCCGGGACCTTTGGTCAGTGTCAACAGCGGGGAATGTGCGCACATCAAATGGAAGAATGAGCTGCCCGACAAACACTTCTTGCCAATCGACCGTACGCTGCATGGTTCAAGCGAGCATATGCCTGACGTTCGGACTGTCGTGCATTTACACGGTGCAGAAGTAGAGCCTGAAAGTGATGGTCACCCGGAAGCATGGTTTACAAATAATTATCATACAGTCGGAGCTTTATTCGATTCGCCGGTCTATAAATATAATAATAATCAGCGGGCCGCCACACTTTGGTATCATGATCATGCGGTCGGTATTACACGTTTGAATGTCTACGCAGGACTCGTTGGAATGTATATTATTCGAGACGAGGAAGAGCGCAGATTAAACCTTCCGTCCGGCGCGTATGAAGTTCCGCTGATTATCGCAGACCGCGGATTTAATGATGACGGCTCTCTTTTCTATTCTGATACAACAAACGTCAGGCCTGGTCCTGTGCAGCCCGGACTGACTTTCCCGCATCCATCTGTCACGCCTGGCGAGGCGTTTGAAAACATCACAGTAAACGGTAAAGTCTGGCCGTATTTCGAAGTAGAGCCGCGTAAATATCGATTCCGCATATTAAATGCCTCTAATGAACGTTTTTATCGAATCCATTTATCTAACGGCACGAAATTTATTCAAATTGGTTCAGACGGCGGATTAATGGAAAAGCCGGTATTTATGAATGAATTAACGATTGGACCTGCTGAGCGGATGGATGTCGTCGTCGATTTCTCCAAAATGAATCCGGGCGATACGATTGTAATGGAAAACACGGCAGCCACGCCATTTGATTTTCCGCCGCCGATAGGCAATGTACCTGACCCAGAAACGGACGGACAGATCATGCAGTTCCGCGTGATTGAATCGATAGGGCCTGATACGAGCAAAGTACCGGCCACACTCAGTAAAATACCAAAACTGCGTGAATGTGATGCTACCGTGACAAGGGATATTACGTTGGACGCGGACATCGATGAGTATGGCCGTCTTAAGTTCCTTCTCGGCAATAGAGGATTCATGGAACGAATCGATTTCAAACCTAAACTGAATGATACAGAGATTTGGCGATTCATCAATACGGCAGGCGCCACACATCCGCTGCATATTCATCTCATACAGTTCCAAATTCTCGACCGCATTCCGTTTGACGCCCAAGGCTTTACGGCGAATGGTTTACTTGAATTCACCGGACCGGCTGAACCGCCCGCTGAAAATGAACGCGGCTGGAAAGATGTAGTCCAGTCTCCGCCGGGGTATGTAACTCGCGTTATTATGCGCTTTGCCCCGTTCACTGGCCGTTATATGCTCCATTGTCATATTTTAGAGCATGAAGATCATGATATGATGCGTTCATTTGAAGTAGTTGGCCGGAAGTGTGAATGCAAAACCATTTGCACTTGCACAAGCCGCAAAGCAAAACGGAAATGTGAATGCAGGAAAGGCTGTACTTGCCGCGGCAAGTGTACATGTAAAAAATCTTGCACATGCCGTAAAAGAAAGCCATCTCCTCCATCCCATGAGGAAAATAATGATAAAAGATGCCCTTCATGTTCTCCTTGTTCAGAGACGTACCGATGCGAATGTGAATGA